The following proteins are co-located in the Shouchella hunanensis genome:
- the recX gene encoding recombination regulator RecX — MPIISKITMQKKAKQRYNIFVLDRQIERYSFSVDEDILIKYNLRKGMELDEDAMKEIAEADEAKKTFHLAIHYLSFRMRSEKEIKEYLVKKEREESHIAQAIQRLNAEGLIDDLAFAHAFVRSKVNQSFIGPTKLKQQLLEKGVAEKHIECALSEYDVNWEVNRLEKWKDKQDRKSGIVKDSKQQQLKKWQTQLMAKGFRYEAISRLMRTFTDEMNNNEEKQALAYQGDKLFRTYKKRYTEPFELKQKMIQALYRKGFSFDDCKAYVDEQMRGMSE, encoded by the coding sequence TTGCCAATCATATCAAAGATCACGATGCAAAAAAAGGCTAAACAGCGTTACAATATTTTTGTACTTGACCGTCAAATTGAGCGTTATTCGTTTAGTGTGGATGAAGATATTCTAATTAAATACAACTTACGTAAAGGGATGGAGCTTGATGAAGACGCCATGAAAGAAATTGCCGAAGCGGATGAGGCAAAGAAGACGTTTCATTTGGCTATTCATTATTTATCATTTCGAATGCGTTCCGAGAAAGAAATTAAAGAGTATTTAGTAAAGAAAGAGCGCGAAGAAAGTCATATCGCACAAGCCATTCAACGGTTAAATGCGGAAGGATTAATCGATGATTTAGCGTTTGCGCACGCTTTCGTGCGCTCAAAAGTAAATCAAAGTTTTATTGGACCAACTAAATTAAAGCAGCAGCTTTTGGAAAAGGGTGTTGCTGAAAAGCATATAGAATGTGCTTTGAGTGAGTATGATGTTAACTGGGAAGTCAACCGTTTGGAAAAATGGAAGGACAAGCAAGATCGAAAATCAGGCATCGTTAAAGATTCTAAACAGCAGCAACTTAAGAAATGGCAAACGCAACTTATGGCAAAAGGCTTTCGTTATGAGGCGATAAGCCGTCTAATGCGTACGTTTACAGATGAGATGAACAACAACGAAGAAAAGCAGGCATTAGCGTATCAAGGGGACAAATTGTTTCGGACTTATAAAAAAAGATATACTGAACCTTTCGAGTTAAAACAGAAAATGATTCAAGCGTTATATCGAAAAGGTTTTTCGTTTGACGATTGTAAAGCGTACGTAGATGAACAAATGAGAGGAATGTCTGAGTAA
- a CDS encoding YfhH family protein, with translation MEKRFSDMDEYELKLEIAMLNEKAKKAEQLGNSNEFAVYERRKTIAQSYLVDPDSIEPGQAYRMTDGVTIFEVSYMNGRFAWGYRTGERELAGVPISLLADKITDK, from the coding sequence ATGGAAAAGCGATTTAGTGACATGGATGAATATGAGCTGAAGCTAGAGATTGCAATGTTAAACGAGAAAGCTAAAAAAGCTGAGCAGTTAGGCAATAGTAATGAATTTGCCGTTTATGAAAGAAGAAAGACGATTGCGCAGTCGTATTTAGTAGACCCCGATTCCATTGAACCTGGACAAGCGTATCGAATGACTGATGGGGTTACAATATTCGAGGTGTCCTATATGAATGGCCGTTTTGCTTGGGGGTACCGAACAGGTGAAAGAGAGCTTGCGGGCGTCCCAATCTCGTTATTAGCTGATAAAATAACGGATAAATAA
- a CDS encoding YpzG family protein yields the protein MGKENSKSRFNSLYQDPFMSPRANSKHAFHQVNGETQQSQHNIVLEAQMRKRT from the coding sequence ATGGGTAAGGAAAATAGTAAATCGCGTTTTAACAGTTTGTACCAAGATCCGTTCATGTCACCGCGTGCCAATTCAAAGCACGCCTTCCACCAAGTGAATGGTGAAACCCAGCAAAGTCAACACAATATCGTGCTTGAAGCGCAGATGCGAAAACGTACCTAG
- the sspK gene encoding small acid-soluble spore protein K yields MRNKAKNFPNPISFNGNKADNADAAASKRPDGSINDRPKERMSSSNHFKTF; encoded by the coding sequence GTGCGAAATAAAGCGAAAAACTTTCCGAATCCGATTTCGTTTAATGGTAATAAAGCCGATAACGCCGATGCAGCCGCATCCAAGCGTCCGGATGGATCTATTAATGATCGTCCAAAAGAACGAATGAGTTCGTCCAACCACTTTAAAACGTTTTAA
- a CDS encoding metal-dependent hydrolase produces MDTSTHIVMGVGLAGLATLDPNVSASPYMATAVLATTLVASNAPDFDTILKLRNNAVYIRHHRGITHSLPALFLWPFIVSGGLMLFFQDAYWPTLLLWAAISVFLHVFVDIFNAYGTQALRPISNRWIALGVINIFDPVIFGSHVFGIMLWILGLPPGPAFIGIYLFLICYYVWRYKQKQKVVRQARQIHPNASHIFVSPTIRWNKWHLVIRTPDMLYVAQSKDRVIHFFESYTFDPIPNDSVMQAARSDKNLAAFLSFSPTYRWEMEATDDNGYEVRFVDLRYRSNGYYPFVAIVKMDEQLNVITSYTGWVYSEETLRKKLKIIT; encoded by the coding sequence ATGGATACATCCACACATATTGTTATGGGTGTGGGGCTGGCTGGACTTGCGACGTTAGATCCAAATGTCTCAGCATCTCCTTATATGGCGACAGCCGTATTAGCTACAACTTTAGTAGCCTCAAATGCTCCAGATTTCGATACAATCCTTAAATTACGAAATAATGCCGTTTATATTCGGCACCACCGAGGCATTACCCATTCGTTACCGGCATTATTTCTTTGGCCGTTTATCGTCTCAGGTGGACTGATGCTCTTTTTTCAAGACGCCTATTGGCCAACATTACTTTTATGGGCAGCTATTTCTGTTTTCTTACATGTGTTTGTCGATATTTTTAACGCATATGGGACACAAGCATTGCGCCCGATTAGCAACAGGTGGATTGCACTCGGTGTCATTAATATTTTTGACCCTGTTATTTTCGGCTCTCATGTTTTTGGGATTATGCTTTGGATTCTTGGTCTACCTCCAGGTCCAGCGTTTATTGGGATTTATTTGTTTCTTATTTGTTACTATGTTTGGCGCTATAAACAAAAACAAAAGGTGGTTCGCCAAGCACGACAAATACACCCAAATGCTTCCCACATTTTTGTATCTCCAACGATTCGTTGGAACAAATGGCATTTAGTCATACGTACACCTGACATGTTGTACGTTGCACAATCAAAAGATCGTGTTATTCATTTCTTTGAAAGCTATACGTTTGATCCGATTCCAAACGATTCAGTTATGCAGGCGGCACGTTCGGATAAGAATCTAGCCGCATTCCTTTCTTTTTCACCAACATATCGTTGGGAGATGGAAGCAACTGATGACAATGGCTATGAAGTCCGTTTTGTAGACCTACGCTATCGCAGCAACGGATACTATCCATTTGTTGCGATTGTGAAGATGGATGAACAGCTAAACGTTATTACTTCCTATACAGGATGGGTTTATAGTGAAGAAACATTAAGAAAGAAGTTAAAAATTATTACGTAG
- the mutY gene encoding A/G-specific adenine glycosylase — protein MRQVKMVGDCLKNLDQHKIESFQTNLVHWYEQHKRDLPWRKNQEPYQIWVSEVMLQQTRVDTVIPYYERFMRLFPEMEDLAYADEDAILKVWEGLGYYSRVRNLQKGVREVVEHYGGQVPKSRKEMESLKGVGPYTAGAILSIAYGLPEPAVDGNVMRVLSRVFHLTEDIAKPSTRKVHEAILYEAIDKNNPSSFNQGLMELGALVCTPTSPGCLLCPVREQCDAFSLGIQEELPIKSKKKKAKTIHLDAFLLVNQDKKVYIEKRPSEGLLAGLWQLPMLPQASSDEERQGVLHHTYSITENVQKQPFHVKHVFSHIIWEIDLYVGDVSLLAVPEHWKAVSKEELEGFAFPVSQQKVLSYCLEEDLL, from the coding sequence ATGCGACAAGTCAAGATGGTAGGTGATTGTTTGAAAAACCTTGATCAACATAAAATAGAGTCGTTTCAAACCAATTTAGTCCATTGGTATGAACAACATAAACGAGACCTCCCGTGGAGAAAAAATCAAGAACCTTATCAAATTTGGGTTTCTGAAGTCATGCTTCAACAAACAAGGGTTGATACAGTTATTCCTTATTACGAACGGTTTATGCGCTTATTTCCAGAAATGGAAGATTTAGCGTATGCGGACGAAGACGCCATTTTAAAAGTTTGGGAAGGGTTAGGCTACTATTCCCGTGTTCGAAATTTGCAAAAAGGTGTTCGTGAAGTTGTAGAGCACTACGGAGGGCAAGTACCAAAAAGCAGAAAAGAAATGGAATCATTAAAAGGTGTAGGTCCATATACAGCTGGAGCGATTTTAAGTATTGCGTATGGGTTGCCAGAACCTGCTGTAGACGGGAATGTAATGCGGGTGTTGTCTCGAGTCTTTCATCTAACAGAAGACATTGCTAAGCCGAGCACGAGAAAAGTTCACGAAGCCATTCTGTACGAAGCCATCGACAAAAACAATCCGTCTAGTTTTAATCAAGGGTTAATGGAGCTAGGAGCACTTGTCTGTACACCTACGTCACCCGGCTGTCTACTTTGTCCTGTAAGGGAACAATGTGATGCATTCTCATTAGGTATCCAAGAAGAATTACCGATAAAAAGTAAGAAAAAGAAAGCAAAGACGATTCATTTAGACGCTTTCCTTCTCGTCAACCAAGATAAGAAAGTGTATATCGAAAAACGCCCTTCTGAAGGATTATTAGCCGGCTTATGGCAATTGCCTATGCTACCACAAGCATCTTCAGATGAAGAGAGACAAGGGGTTCTTCATCATACGTATTCAATAACAGAGAACGTTCAAAAGCAACCATTTCATGTTAAACATGTTTTTAGCCATATTATTTGGGAAATTGATCTTTATGTAGGTGATGTCAGTTTACTGGCTGTTCCAGAACACTGGAAAGCAGTATCGAAAGAAGAATTAGAAGGGTTTGCGTTTCCGGTATCGCAACAAAAAGTATTAAGCTATTGTCTAGAGGAGGATTTACTTTGA
- a CDS encoding SDR family NAD(P)-dependent oxidoreductase, with the protein MNLQLKGKTVFVTGGTKGIGRAIALAFADEGCKVAVCARGEGEAFTTDIPVILGDVTKFEERERIFQEVTARIGPIDILINNAGGSNGAEIEKTTMDEFHQAFELNYFSAVHFSKLVLPGMKANKEGAILHVSSIFGRESGGKATYNNAKAALISFTKALADEVMHEGIRVNSVAPGSILHPTGNWQKRLDENPEKINQFVQTNIPAGRFGKPEEIADVVVFLASPKANWVTGSSLQVDGGQSKMNM; encoded by the coding sequence TTGAACCTACAGTTAAAAGGGAAAACCGTGTTTGTAACAGGTGGAACGAAAGGGATAGGCAGAGCGATTGCGCTTGCATTTGCAGATGAAGGATGTAAAGTGGCTGTATGTGCAAGAGGAGAAGGGGAAGCGTTTACGACTGACATTCCCGTAATTTTAGGGGATGTGACCAAATTTGAAGAACGAGAGCGAATTTTTCAAGAGGTGACAGCACGTATTGGTCCGATTGATATTTTAATTAATAACGCAGGCGGAAGTAATGGGGCGGAAATTGAAAAAACAACGATGGATGAATTCCATCAGGCGTTTGAATTGAATTATTTTTCTGCAGTCCATTTTTCAAAGCTCGTTTTGCCGGGAATGAAAGCAAATAAAGAAGGGGCTATTCTTCATGTCAGTTCTATTTTTGGTCGTGAATCAGGTGGGAAAGCAACGTATAATAATGCAAAAGCAGCGTTAATTAGTTTTACGAAAGCGTTAGCTGATGAAGTGATGCATGAAGGCATTCGCGTTAATAGCGTGGCGCCAGGAAGTATTTTACACCCCACTGGTAACTGGCAGAAGCGTCTCGATGAAAATCCTGAGAAAATAAACCAGTTTGTGCAAACAAACATCCCTGCAGGGCGTTTTGGCAAGCCAGAAGAAATTGCGGATGTCGTCGTATTCTTGGCTTCCCCAAAAGCTAACTGGGTAACTGGATCGAGTTTACAAGTTGATGGTGGACAGTCAAAAATGAATATGTAG
- the fabL gene encoding enoyl-[acyl-carrier-protein] reductase FabL, translated as MERKVALVTGSSRGIGKKIAIKLAQQGYNIVINFARSRSQAEETAEEIRALGVDVLTIKANVGKQDKIKEMFAEIDEHFGRLDVFVNNAASGVLRPLMELEESHWNWTMDINAKALLFCAQEAAKRMEVTGGGKIVSLSSLGSIRYLENYTTVGVSKAAVESLTRYLAVELAPKGIVVNAVSGGAVDTDALTHFPNREELLKDAAERTPAGRMVEADDLAKAVMFLLSDDSSMICGQTIIVDGGISLLA; from the coding sequence ATGGAAAGAAAAGTTGCATTAGTTACTGGAAGCAGTCGTGGTATTGGTAAAAAGATTGCCATTAAACTTGCCCAGCAAGGCTATAATATTGTCATTAATTTTGCGAGAAGTCGTTCTCAAGCAGAAGAAACAGCCGAAGAAATTCGTGCTTTAGGTGTAGACGTGTTAACAATAAAAGCGAATGTTGGAAAGCAAGATAAAATAAAAGAAATGTTCGCGGAAATTGATGAGCATTTCGGACGTTTAGATGTTTTTGTTAATAATGCAGCGTCTGGCGTTCTACGTCCTTTAATGGAGCTTGAAGAGAGCCATTGGAACTGGACAATGGACATTAATGCGAAAGCCCTTCTTTTTTGCGCGCAAGAAGCAGCAAAACGGATGGAAGTAACAGGGGGAGGAAAGATTGTTAGTTTAAGCTCACTTGGCTCTATTCGCTATTTAGAAAATTATACAACGGTAGGTGTATCAAAAGCGGCCGTTGAATCATTAACACGCTATTTGGCTGTCGAGCTCGCTCCAAAAGGCATTGTTGTGAATGCTGTTTCTGGTGGTGCTGTGGATACAGATGCATTGACTCATTTTCCAAATAGAGAGGAATTGCTAAAAGATGCTGCTGAGCGAACACCCGCAGGAAGAATGGTTGAAGCAGACGATTTAGCAAAAGCAGTAATGTTCTTACTTTCAGACGATTCCAGTATGATTTGTGGTCAAACGATCATTGTAGACGGCGGCATCTCACTTTTAGCTTAG
- a CDS encoding gamma-type small acid-soluble spore protein codes for MNNKASKTNKNQVKKQNQASEQGYNAEFASETDVQEVKEQNAQSASKKNQQ; via the coding sequence ATGAACAACAAAGCATCTAAAACAAACAAAAACCAAGTGAAGAAGCAAAACCAAGCTTCTGAACAAGGGTACAACGCTGAATTCGCAAGTGAAACAGATGTACAAGAAGTGAAAGAGCAAAACGCTCAGTCTGCTTCTAAGAAAAACCAACAGTAA
- the ntdP gene encoding nucleoside tri-diphosphate phosphatase, producing the protein MSFPKEGSTIQIQSYKHNGTLHRIWEDTTILKGSSKVVIAGNDRIIVRESDGRHWRTREPAICYFDADQWFNTIGMIRADGIYYYCNIGTPFTWDEEALKYIDYDLDIKVYPDMTMKLLDEDEYELHSKLMHYPPELDAILRRSVDELISWIHQRKGPFAPQFVENWYERYLQYR; encoded by the coding sequence ATGAGCTTTCCTAAGGAAGGCAGCACCATCCAAATACAAAGTTATAAACATAATGGTACGCTTCATCGAATATGGGAAGACACGACGATTTTAAAAGGGTCTTCTAAAGTAGTAATTGCAGGCAATGACCGAATCATTGTACGAGAATCTGACGGTCGGCATTGGCGTACACGTGAACCAGCGATTTGTTATTTTGATGCGGATCAATGGTTTAATACAATTGGTATGATTCGTGCAGATGGGATTTATTACTACTGCAATATTGGAACACCCTTTACATGGGATGAAGAAGCGCTTAAATATATTGATTATGACTTGGATATTAAAGTATATCCTGATATGACGATGAAGCTGCTTGATGAAGATGAGTATGAACTGCATAGCAAATTAATGCATTATCCTCCCGAACTTGACGCCATCTTGAGACGGAGTGTAGATGAATTAATTTCTTGGATTCATCAACGAAAGGGTCCGTTTGCACCTCAATTTGTTGAAAATTGGTATGAACGGTACTTGCAATATCGGTAA